From the genome of Anaerolineales bacterium, one region includes:
- a CDS encoding FAD-dependent oxidoreductase produces MSYTIIGNSAAAIGAVEAIRSQDDTGEIVIVSREKYRAYSRPLITYLLAGHVDESRMYYRDDGFYERKGVRTILGREVCELDVLERRLVIDDGSQLNFEKLLIATGGSAVVPQVDGSQLKGVFTLMGWDDARAIQEYLETYSVSRVVVIGGGLIGLKAAEAFDELGLEVTIIELMDRIMSANFDQKASEIVQRRLAQKGIALVTGNTVERILQYKNRIGGVVLKDHRRIECQMVVFGIGVRPNISLVENTPIQTAQGIQVDEHMQTAVEDVYAAGDVVEVRDILLNKVRPIAIWPNAYKQGWVAGCNMAGGCKAYPGSFAMNSIQLFDVPTISVGIMQAEENGLEVLKHFDRKRDAYKKVVLRDGVIVGAILVRDIDRAGIYTGLIREQMDVSSFRDVLLSEDFGLISLPKDYRKHLVEGEGVYL; encoded by the coding sequence ATGAGTTACACGATCATCGGCAATTCTGCCGCGGCAATCGGTGCCGTGGAGGCGATCCGCTCGCAAGACGACACGGGCGAAATCGTGATCGTCTCCCGTGAAAAATATCGAGCCTACTCCCGGCCCTTGATCACCTACCTGCTCGCCGGCCACGTAGACGAATCTCGCATGTATTATCGAGATGACGGTTTTTACGAGCGCAAAGGGGTTCGCACGATCCTGGGCAGGGAAGTATGCGAGCTGGATGTCCTGGAACGGCGTCTCGTAATAGATGACGGTTCGCAGTTGAATTTCGAAAAGCTGCTCATCGCCACGGGCGGGTCGGCGGTCGTGCCGCAGGTAGATGGTTCCCAATTGAAGGGGGTTTTCACCCTCATGGGATGGGACGACGCCAGGGCGATTCAAGAATATCTCGAGACGTATTCCGTGTCGCGGGTGGTGGTGATCGGCGGCGGTTTGATCGGACTCAAGGCCGCTGAGGCCTTCGACGAACTCGGACTCGAAGTGACCATCATCGAACTCATGGATCGAATCATGAGCGCGAATTTCGACCAAAAGGCCTCCGAAATCGTCCAACGACGGCTGGCGCAAAAGGGAATTGCGCTGGTGACCGGTAACACCGTCGAACGAATCTTGCAGTACAAGAATCGCATCGGCGGTGTCGTGCTTAAAGACCACCGCCGCATCGAGTGTCAAATGGTGGTGTTTGGCATCGGCGTCCGGCCCAACATTTCGCTGGTCGAAAACACGCCGATTCAGACCGCACAGGGCATTCAGGTCGACGAGCATATGCAGACGGCAGTCGAGGATGTCTATGCTGCCGGCGACGTCGTCGAAGTGCGTGACATTCTGCTCAACAAGGTGCGTCCGATTGCCATCTGGCCGAATGCGTACAAACAGGGTTGGGTTGCGGGGTGCAACATGGCGGGCGGCTGTAAAGCGTACCCCGGCAGTTTCGCCATGAATTCCATCCAACTTTTCGACGTCCCCACGATATCCGTCGGCATAATGCAGGCGGAAGAGAACGGTCTTGAAGTGCTCAAGCATTTCGATCGAAAGCGGGATGCGTATAAGAAAGTCGTGCTTCGTGACGGCGTCATCGTAGGCGCGATCCTGGTGCGCGACATCGACCGGGCGGGCATCTACACAGGGTTGATTCGAGAGCAGATGGACGTGAGCAGCTTCCGTGACGTGCTCCTGAGTGAGGACTTTGGGTTGATTTCCCTGCCGAAGGATTATCGCAAGCATCTTGTGGAGGGCGAAGGGGTGTACCTATGA
- a CDS encoding 4Fe-4S dicluster domain-containing protein yields the protein MKRIYIHEEYCIGCRLCEIHCLVRHSESKKIVKAFKEEFPRAMAMLVVEEQGYLSFALQCRHCEEAPCVEACITGAMQRDEETNAVLCDEEKCVGCWMCIMVCPFGVIKRDLEVKKVASKCDLCLGEEIPVCVRNCPNEAITFEERVVA from the coding sequence ATGAAGCGAATTTACATTCACGAGGAGTACTGCATCGGATGCCGGTTGTGTGAAATTCACTGCCTCGTGCGCCATTCGGAGTCGAAGAAAATCGTAAAAGCCTTCAAGGAAGAATTTCCGCGCGCCATGGCCATGCTCGTGGTGGAAGAACAGGGGTACCTGTCGTTTGCACTGCAGTGCCGCCACTGCGAAGAAGCGCCGTGTGTGGAGGCGTGTATCACCGGCGCCATGCAGCGGGATGAAGAGACGAATGCCGTTCTGTGCGATGAAGAAAAATGCGTGGGCTGTTGGATGTGCATCATGGTGTGCCCCTTTGGGGTGATCAAGCGGGATTTGGAAGTGAAGAAGGTGGCTTCGAAATGTGACCTGTGTTTGGGGGAGGAAATCCCGGTCTGCGTTCGGAACTGTCCCAATGAGGCGATCACCTTCGAAGAAAGGGTCGTCGCATGA